The following proteins come from a genomic window of Fusobacterium simiae:
- a CDS encoding alanine/glycine:cation symporter family protein yields the protein MLSNILNGINDFLWGKPFTYFVLFIGLYFTVRSGFFSIFHFKHILKNTFGSMFSEEANQKKAGAVTPFEAVCVAIGGCVGCGNIGGVASAIAVGGPGAVFWMWIWAFFGMTVKCVETTLGCYYRSKDETGRYFGGSTYFMEKGISREMGFTKFGIGLAIAFGIGFIAQFLGGSQAYTISEVLNQSFGFNMIGVTVAYSIILFYVIWKGTPRVAAFASKAVPFMCTLFIIGGFALIVTNYQNIPHVFAMIFHDAFTGTAAIGGFVGSTVSQAISIGVARSINSNEAGQGSSPLIHGSANTIHPFRQGIWGSFEVFMDTIVVCSITALAVLCTGAWEEGYTGATLTIKAFEKVFGQFGSVYIGIMCALFGLTTTAGWYTYYIAVMRHGLRYKPILADKIELLFKFIFPLPNIIIVSSIVLTGNGPDLFWTIVNITLVAPVFTNLLGLFMLRDKYFKLFKDYKARYMGIGEVDPNFFVFYEDNPEIKKTEDAVREKIKAIRDSAYQS from the coding sequence ATGTTATCAAATATTTTAAATGGAATTAATGATTTTTTATGGGGAAAACCGTTCACTTACTTTGTTTTATTTATTGGGTTATATTTTACAGTTAGATCAGGATTTTTTTCTATTTTTCATTTTAAACATATATTGAAAAATACATTTGGAAGTATGTTTAGTGAAGAAGCAAATCAAAAAAAAGCCGGGGCTGTTACTCCATTTGAAGCGGTTTGTGTAGCTATTGGAGGTTGTGTTGGATGTGGTAATATAGGAGGAGTTGCCAGTGCTATTGCAGTGGGAGGACCAGGTGCTGTTTTTTGGATGTGGATCTGGGCATTTTTTGGAATGACCGTAAAATGTGTTGAGACAACTTTAGGATGTTATTATCGTTCAAAAGACGAAACTGGAAGATATTTTGGAGGATCTACTTATTTTATGGAAAAAGGAATTTCCAGAGAAATGGGATTTACCAAATTTGGAATAGGTTTAGCTATTGCATTTGGAATTGGATTTATAGCTCAATTTTTAGGTGGATCTCAAGCGTATACTATATCAGAAGTTTTAAATCAATCTTTTGGATTTAATATGATTGGAGTAACAGTAGCTTATTCTATTATCCTTTTTTATGTTATTTGGAAAGGAACACCAAGAGTAGCTGCATTTGCTTCTAAAGCTGTGCCATTTATGTGTACTTTATTTATAATTGGAGGTTTTGCTCTTATAGTAACAAATTATCAAAATATTCCACATGTATTTGCTATGATTTTTCATGATGCTTTTACTGGTACAGCAGCAATTGGTGGTTTTGTAGGTTCAACAGTTTCTCAAGCCATTTCTATTGGAGTAGCTCGTTCAATTAACTCAAATGAAGCAGGACAAGGTTCTTCTCCTTTGATTCATGGATCTGCTAATACAATTCATCCTTTCCGTCAAGGAATTTGGGGATCATTTGAAGTATTTATGGATACTATTGTCGTTTGTTCTATTACTGCTCTTGCTGTTCTTTGTACAGGAGCTTGGGAAGAAGGGTACACAGGAGCTACTTTAACTATTAAAGCTTTTGAAAAAGTGTTTGGACAATTTGGTTCTGTATATATTGGAATTATGTGTGCTCTATTTGGTCTTACTACAACTGCTGGTTGGTATACATATTATATTGCTGTTATGAGACATGGTTTAAGATATAAACCTATATTGGCTGACAAAATAGAATTATTATTTAAATTTATATTCCCTTTACCAAATATTATTATTGTTTCTTCTATTGTATTAACTGGTAATGGACCTGACCTATTTTGGACAATAGTTAATATTACTCTAGTTGCTCCAGTATTTACAAATCTCTTAGGCTTATTTATGCTTAGAGATAAATATTTTAAGCTTTTTAAAGATTATAAAGCTCGTTATATGGGAATTGGTGAAGTAGACCCTAATTTCTTTGTTTTTTATGAAGATAATCCTGAAATTAAAAAAACAGAAGACGCTGTGAGAGAAAAAATTAAAGCAATAAGAGATTCTGCATATCAGTCTTAA